A portion of the Ricinus communis isolate WT05 ecotype wild-type chromosome 10, ASM1957865v1, whole genome shotgun sequence genome contains these proteins:
- the LOC8259818 gene encoding L-type lectin-domain containing receptor kinase IX.1, which yields MSIPCILFCILIHFLFSDSDAVSFSISHFDPGASNILYEGDAIPSNGAIELINLVDYTCRVGRATYAERVPLWDPSTGILTDFTTRFSFTIDTLNANNNSYGHGLAFFLGPVGYQIPPNSDNAYLGLVNTSAKVAMSKMPVVFVEFDSFVNKEWDPPMQHVGINSNSIYSALYASWDAGSYSGKTANVLIAYNATTKNLSVFWTYEENPVFLSNSSLSYHIDLMQVLPPWITVGFSAATGQFTERNTINSWEFTSSLVPVPEDQIRKKKLKLKPYWIAVIVVGCILLALGVVACLFVRNRRFIKEKLKGRPAGASVNTALERGALPKRFSYEVLAKATNGFASDRKLGEGGSGRVYKGALSDLCCLVAVKKVFAESESLFINEVEVISTLRHRNLVQFLGWCHERGEFLLVYEYMDNGSLYDHLFGSKRPLEWNLRYNTMLALASALKYLHEDAEECILHRDIKPENIVLRSDFTAKVCDFGIAKLVDTQLKTERTVPVGTPGYLAPEYQKYGRASKESDMFSFGVVALEIASGKRNHKKGATSQLVTEIWTLYKQEKILDAADKRLKNFDSKEMECLMIVGLWCTHPTDKERPSARRVIQYLNFEAELPKLPSMMHDPVFPYNSDVDGSNTR from the coding sequence ATGAGCATTCCCTGCATTCTTTTCTGCATTCTCATCCATTTCCTGTTTTCCGATTCTGATGCAGTTTCCTTCAGTATATCTCATTTCGACCCTGGTGCTAGCAATATTCTTTATGAAGGAGATGCCATACCATCCAATGGAGCTATTGAACTCATCAATCTGGTGGATTATACTTGTCGTGTTGGCCGTGCTACATATGCAGAGCGGGTGCCCTTATGGGACCCCTCTACTGGAATACTAACGGACTTCACGACCCGATTTTCATTCACCATTGACACTCTCAAtgctaataataattcttatgGCCATGGCCTTGCTTTTTTCCTTGGTCCTGTGGGCTATCAAATTCCACCAAATTCAGATAATGCATACCTGGGCTTGGTGAACACCAGTGCTAAGGTGGCCATGTCGAAAATGCCAGTAGTCTTTGTTGAATTTGATTCCTTTGTAAACAAGGAATGGGATCCACCAATGCAGCATGTTGGGATCAATAGTAACTCCATTTACTCTGCTCTCTATGCAAGTTGGGATGCAGGCTCATATAGTGGGAAGACTGCTAATGTTTTGATAGCTTACAATGCTACTACCAAGAATTTAAGTGTTTTCTGGACTTATGAGGAAAATCCTGTTTTCTTGAGCAactcttctctttcttatcATATTGATCTGATGCAAGTTCTTCCCCCATGGATCACAGTTGGATTCTCAGCAGCCACGGGCCAGTTCACTGAGCGAAACACCATTAACTCATGGGAGTTCACGTCAAGTTTGGTTCCAGTCCCAGAAGATCAGATAcgaaagaaaaaactaaaattgaaGCCATATTGGATAGCGGTCATTGTAGTAGGCTGCATTCTTTTAGCACTTGGAGTTGTGGCTTGCTTGTTTGTAAGGAACAGAAGATTTATAAAAGAGAAGCTAAAAGGCCGCCCTGCTGGTGCTTCTGTAAATACTGCTCTGGAAAGAGGAGCTTTGCCAAAAAGATTTTCATATGAAGTTCTTGCAAAGGCTACCAACGGCTTTGCTAGCGATAGGAAGTTAGGTGAAGGAGGATCTGGCCGTGTTTATAAAGGAGCCTTGAGTGATTTATGCTGCCTCGTTGCTGTCAAGAAAGTTTTTGCCGAGTCAGAGAGTCTTTTCATCAATGAAGTAGAGGTTATAAGCACTTTAAGGCACCGAAACCTGGTGCAATTCCTGGGATGGTGTCATGAGCGAGGTGAATTCTTACTTGTTTATGAATATATGGACAATGGTAGCCTGTATGACCATCTTTTTGGTAGTAAAAGACCCCTCGAATGGAATTTACGCTACAATACAATGTTGGCCTTGGCCTCAGCTCTTAAATATCTTCATGAAGATGCAGAGGAATGCATTCTTCACAGGGATATCAAACCAGAAAATATAGTGTTACGTTCAGATTTCACAGCCAAAGTTTGTGATTTTGGGATCGCAAAGCTCGTGGACACACAGTTGAAAACTGAAAGAACTGTTCCAGTGGGCACTCCTGGCTATCTGGCTCCTGAATACCAGAAATATGGGCGGGCGAGTAAAGAGTCAGATATGTTTAGCTTTGGGGTTGTGGCTTTGGAAATTGCCAGTGGGAAGAGGAACCACAAAAAAGGTGCAACTTCGCAGTTAGTAACTGAGATTTGGACACTctataaacaagaaaaaattcTTGATGCAGCTGACAAGAGATTAAAGAACTTCGACAGTAAAGAAATGGAATGCTTGATGATTGTGGGTTTATGGTGCACGCACCCAACTGACAAGGAAAGGCCTTCTGCTCGACGAGTAATTCAATATCTTAATTTTGAAGCAGAACTGCCGAAGCTTCCATCAATGATGCATGACCCTGTGTTCCCTTACAACTCAGATGTAGATGGCAGTAATACTCGATGA
- the LOC8259761 gene encoding DExH-box ATP-dependent RNA helicase DExH1 isoform X2 gives MSTETEKRVKNLLNCTQREAPVNDSGASSGQGDNRSSTGPKITKPVSTIETDSAKEKLSLELKQRRDKTMASDSLKEMQSFREKLPAFKMKGEFLKAVAENQVLVISGETGCGKTTQLPQYILEEEITRLRGADCNIICTQPRRISAISVAARISSERGENLGETVGYQIRLEAKRSAQTHLLFCTTGVLLRQLVQDPDLTGVSHLLVDEIHERGMNEDFLLIILRDLLPRRPDLRLILMSATINADLFSKYFGNAPTMHIPGLTFPVTEFFLEDILEKSLYKIQSEPDNFRGTSRRRRRREQDSKKDPLTELYEDVDIDSEYKNYSSSTRVSLEAWSGSQLDLGLVEATIEYICRHEGGGAILVFLTGWDEISKLLDRVKGNKLLGDQSKFLVLPLHGSMPTINQREIFDRPPPNKRKIVLATNIAESSITIDDVVYVVDCGKAKETSYDALNKLACLLPSWISKASAHQRRGRAGRVQPGVCYRLYPKIIHDAMLQYQLPEILRTPLQELCLHIKSLQLGAVGSFLAKALQPPDPLSVQNAIELLKTIGALDDNEELTPLGRHLCTLPLDPNIGKMLLMGCVFQCLNPALTIASALAHRDPFVLPIEMKNEADAAKQSFAGDSCSDHIALVKAFEGYMEAKCNRNERAFCWENFLSPITLRMMEDMREQFLNLLSDIGFVDKSKGASAYNQYSHDLEMVSAILCAGLYPNVVQCKRRGKRTAFYTKEVGKVDLHPASVNAGIHLFPLPYMVYSEKVKTTGIFVRDSTNISDYALLLFGGNLIPSKNGQGIEMLGGYLHFSASKSVLELIRKLRAELDKLLSRKIEEPSLDISFEGKAVVSAVVELLHSYNVRY, from the exons ATGTCTACTGAGACTGAGAAGAGAGTTAAAAATCTTTTGAACTGCACGCAAAGAGAAGCACCCGTGAATGATTCTGGTGCCTCATCTGGCCAGGGGGATAACCGATCATCGACTGGTCCGAAAATTACTAAACCAGTGTCTACGATAGAGACAGATTCTGCTAAGGAAAAACTTAGTCTGGAGTTAAAGCAGCGGCGGGATAAAACAATG GCAAGTGATAGTTTGAAGGAAATGCAATCTTTTAGGGAAAAGCTCCCTGCATTCAAAATGAAAGGCGAATTTCTGAAAGCTGTTGCAGAAAATCAG GTTTTAGTAATTTCTGGAGAGACAGGTTGTGGTAAAACAACACAGCTCCCTCAATATATATTGGAAGAGGAGATAACGCGCCTTCGCGGGGCTGATTGCAACATAATATGCACGCAACCCCGTCGTATATCTGCCATATCTGTTGCAGCTCGAATATCTTCTGAGAGGGGTGAGAATCTTGGTGAAACTGTTGGTTATCAGATTCGTCTGGAGGCAAAGCGCTCTGCTCAAACACATCTCCTGTTTTGCACCACCGGTGTTTTACTGCGGCAGTTG GTTCAGGATCCTGATTTAACTGGTGTAAGCCATTTGTTAGTGGATGAAATTCATGAAAGAGGCATGAATGAGGactttctattaattattttgcgTGACCTTCTTCCTCGGCGTCCAGATTTACGTCTTATTCTAATGAGTGCAACCATTAATGCTGATTTATTCTCAAAATACTTTGGAAATGCCCCAACCATGCATATACCg GGGTTGACTTTCCCTGTGACAGAGTTTTTTCTAGAAGACATATTGGAGAAATCTCTTTACAAAATTCAATCAGAGCCTGACAACTTTCGGGGGACTTCAcgaaggagaaggagaagggAGCAGGATTCTAAGAAAGATCCTTTAACTGAATTATATGAG GATGTTGATATTGATTCTGAATATAAGAACTATAGTTCATCTACTCGAGTTTCTCTTGAAGCTTGGTCGGGTTCCCAGCTTGACTTGGGTCTG GTTGAGGCAACaattgaatatatttgtcGCCATGAAGGGGGTGGTGCAATTCTTGTGTTTCTTACTGGCTGGGATGAGATTTCCAAGCTGCTTGACAGGGTTAAAGGAAACAAACTTCTGGGAGACCAAAGCAAGTTTCTGGTCCTTCCTCTACATGGTTCAATGCCTACCATTAATCAACGTGAAATATTTGACCGTCCTCCCCCTAATAAGCG AAAAATTGTTCTGGCGACAAATATTGCAGAGAGCAGTATCACTATAGATGATGTTGTGTATGTTGTAGACTGCGGAAAGGCCAAGGAAACCAGTTATGATGCCCTAAACAAACTGGCTTGTCTATTACCATCATGGATTTCAAAGGCTTCAGCACATCAG AGACGTGGTCGTGCTGGCCGTGTGCAACCTGGAGTCTGTTATAGATTGTATCCAAAAATTATCCATGACGCAATGCTTCAGTATCAGTTACCTGAAATTCTCCGAACACCACTGCAAGAACTATGCCTGCACATCAAAAGTTTGCAGCTTGGAGCTGTGGGATCATTTTTGGCCAAGGCACTTCAGCCACCAGATCCTCTGTCTGTTCAAAATGCTATTGAACTCCTTAAAACCATTGGAGCTTTAGATGATAATGAGGAGCTTACCCCCCTGG GTCGCCACCTCTGTACATTACCCCTGGACCCAAACATTGGAAAGATGCTACTGATGGGGTGTGTCTTCCAATGCCTCAATCCTGCTTTAACAATAGCTTCTGCTCTTGCGCATCGGGATCCATTTGTTCTTCCtatagaaatgaaaaatgaagcTGATGCTGCAAAACAATCCTTTGCCGGTGATTCTTGCAG TGACCACATAGCACTTGTTAAAGCTTTTGAAGGATATATGGAAGCAAAATGCAATCGAAATGAAAGAGCATTTTGTTGGGAGAATTTTTTATCCCCAATAACATTGAGGATGATGGAGGATATGAGAGAGCAGTTTCTTAACCTTCTATCCGATATTGGTTTTGTGGACAAGTCCAAGGGTGCCAGC GCTTACAATCAGTACAGCCATGATTTGGAGATGGTATCAGCAATCCTTTGTGCTGGACTCTACCCAAATGTTGTGCAGTgtaaaagaagaggaaagcGGACAGCATTCTACACTAAAGAAGTTGGGAAAGTTGATTTGCATCCTGCATCCGTAAATGCAGGGATTCATCTCTTCCCTCTGCCATACATGGTTTACAGTGAAAAGGTGAAAACAACTGGCATTTTTGTCCGAGACTCCACGAATATATCAGATTATGCTCTGCTTCTGTTTGGTGGTAATCTCATTCCCAGCAAAAATGGGCAAGGTATTGAGATGCTTGGGGGTTATCTACATTTTTCTGCATCAAAGAGTGTATTAGAACTAATAAGG AAACTGCGGGCAGAACTGGACAAGCTTCTGAGTAGGAAGATTGAGGAACCAAGCTTGGACATCTCTTTCGAGGGCAAGGCAGTTGTTTCTGCCGTTGTCGAGTTATTGCACAGTTACAACGTACGCTATTAA
- the LOC8259760 gene encoding L-type lectin-domain containing receptor kinase IX.1, whose translation MNTRLINLLLGFLFLQPFVAHPFSFNISNFKPDANDIIYEGDATIVDGGINLVSTSNLEFRVGQASYAKDINLWNSSTGNPSDFTTHFSFTVNKSNKTPFSDGFVFFIAPLSYQFPSRNSSGGYLGLFNSSMMQNQIVAVEFDTFPNREWDPPYAHVGINSGSLSSNTFVRWDVNSISGKPADAWISYNATTKNLSVFWTYQKDVVYMSNSTVSYIIDLMKILPQQVKIGFSASTGVFYQQNTITSWQFNTNMASSEVDIPRRKEKAARKKIGIAVGAGGFSLLILVIVIGYILVVRRRRNKNHASRSGYEVDSPFNDYLQRDAFPKRFCYKQLETATNKFADDMRLGRGGSGQVYKGMLNDIRRVVAVKRISSEFVDSEKLFMNEVKIISRLIHRNLVQFIGWCHEQGNLLLVFDYMPNGSLDTHLFGNRRALPWQVRYKIAIDIASAIHYLHEDAGQCVLHRDIKSANVLLDADFTTKLGDFGVAKLVDPRLRTQKTGVVGTYGYLAPEYAYEGRASKESDMFSFGIVALELACGRRTYQDGGEHMPLAKWVWQLHLAGNILNASDERLSSDFNREEMECLLKVGLWCAHPKEKERLKAGQVIKILKFEVPLPDIPDYAHDPTFPAPSSQLPQNDSPIPSMSSSIHLGR comes from the coding sequence ATGAACACTCGCCTGATCAATCTTCTCTTGGGATTTTTGTTTCTTCAACCATTCGTTGCCcatccattttcttttaatatatctaaCTTCAAACCAGATGCTAACGATATCATTTATGAAGGTGATGCCACGATTGTTGATGGAGGAATTAACCTTGTCAGCACATCCAATTTGGAGTTTCGCGTTGGCCAAGCTTCATATGCCAAGGATATAAACCTTTGGAACTCATCCACCGGAAATCCTTCGGATTTCACTACCCATTTCTCATTCACTGTCAACAAAAGTAATAAAACCCCATTTTCTGATGGCTTTGTCTTTTTCATTGCTCCTCTTAGCTATCAATTTCCAAGCAGAAACTCGTCTGGTGGTTATCTCGGATTATTCAATTCTTCCATGATGCAAAACCAGATTGTTGCAGTAGAGTTTGATACCTTTCCCAATAGAGAATGGGATCCACCATATGCCCATGTTGGGATCAATAGTGGCTCACTCAGTTCAAATACTTTTGTCAGATGGGATGTTAACTCAATAAGCGGCAAGCCAGCTGATGCATGGATATCTTATAATGCTACTACCAAAAACCTCAGTGTATTTTGGACTTACCAGAAAGATGTGGTTTATATGAGCAATTCCACTGTCTCATACATCATCGATCTCATGAAAATTCTTCCACAACAAGTAAAAATTGGATTTTCAGCTTCTACAGGCGTTTTCTATCAGCAGAACACCATTACTTCATGGCAATTTAATACCAACATGGCTTCATCAGAGGTAGATATCccgagaagaaaagaaaaagctgcAAGGAAGAAAATTGGCATTGCGGTTGGAGCTGGCGGTTTCTCTCTTTTGATTCTTGTAATTGTGATTGGTTATATTTTAGTCGTTAGAAGGAGAAGAAACAAGAATCATGCATCAAGAAGTGGATACGAAGTAGATAGCCCATTTAACGATTATCTTCAGAGAGATGCTTTCCCAAAAAGATTTTGTTACAAGCAATTAGAGACGGCCACAAATAAATTTGCCGACGACATGAGGCTTGGCAGAGGAGGATCTGGACAAGTTTATAAAGGGATGTTGAATGATATTCGCCGCGTGGTTGCAGTGAAGAGAATTTCATCAGAATTTGTCGACTCCGAGAAACTTTTCATGAATGAAGTAAAGATTATCAGTCGATTAATACATCGAAACCTGGTGCAATTCATTGGATGGTGCCATGAGCAAGGAAACCTCTTGCTTGTTTTTGACTACATGCCTAATGGAAGCCTTGACACTCATCTTTTTGGCAATAGGAGAGCTCTGCCTTGGCAGGTACGATATAAAATAGCTATAGACATAGCCTCAGCAATTCATTATCTTCATGAAGATGCAGGGCAGTGTGTCCTCCACAGAGATATCAAATCAGCTAATGTATTACTAGACGCAGATTTCACTACCAAACTTGGCGATTTTGGGGTTGCTAAGCTTGTTGACCCTCGATTGAGGACTCAAAAGACAGGCGTTGTCGGGACTTATGGCTATCTTGCCCCAGAATATGCATATGAAGGGAGGGCTAGCAAAGAATCTGACATGTTTAGCTTCGGTATTGTGGCCCTGGAACTTGCATGTGGAAGAAGGACTTATCAAGATGGGGGTGAACACATGCCACTGGCGAAATGGGTTTGGCAGCTCCACCTTGCAGGAAATATTCTCAACGCATCAGATGAACGATTAAGCTCAGATTTTAACAGGGAAGAAATGGAATGTCTGTTGAAGGTGGGACTATGGTGTGCtcatccaaaagaaaaagaaagactaAAAGCGGGACAAGTAATTAAGATTCTTAAGTTTGAAGTTCCTCTTCCAGATATTCCGGATTATGCACATGATCCAACATTTCCTGCACCATCATCACAGTTACCGCAAAATGATTCTCCAATTCCATCCATGTCTTCGAGCATACATCTAGGACGCTAA
- the LOC8259761 gene encoding DExH-box ATP-dependent RNA helicase DExH1 isoform X1 has protein sequence MSMRMRSLGSHSFSFTFFSKRFPLLTPSISTTRTKPFHLHISPFSMSHRPNFQGGRRGGGGGRGGRGRGGVGGRGGGGRGEQRWWDPVWRAERLRQQAAEMEVLNENEWWDKMEKMKNSGDQEMIVKRNYSRTDQQTLSDMAYQLGLYFHAYNKGKALVVSKVPLPNYRADLDERHGSAQKEIQMSTETEKRVKNLLNCTQREAPVNDSGASSGQGDNRSSTGPKITKPVSTIETDSAKEKLSLELKQRRDKTMASDSLKEMQSFREKLPAFKMKGEFLKAVAENQVLVISGETGCGKTTQLPQYILEEEITRLRGADCNIICTQPRRISAISVAARISSERGENLGETVGYQIRLEAKRSAQTHLLFCTTGVLLRQLVQDPDLTGVSHLLVDEIHERGMNEDFLLIILRDLLPRRPDLRLILMSATINADLFSKYFGNAPTMHIPGLTFPVTEFFLEDILEKSLYKIQSEPDNFRGTSRRRRRREQDSKKDPLTELYEDVDIDSEYKNYSSSTRVSLEAWSGSQLDLGLVEATIEYICRHEGGGAILVFLTGWDEISKLLDRVKGNKLLGDQSKFLVLPLHGSMPTINQREIFDRPPPNKRKIVLATNIAESSITIDDVVYVVDCGKAKETSYDALNKLACLLPSWISKASAHQRRGRAGRVQPGVCYRLYPKIIHDAMLQYQLPEILRTPLQELCLHIKSLQLGAVGSFLAKALQPPDPLSVQNAIELLKTIGALDDNEELTPLGRHLCTLPLDPNIGKMLLMGCVFQCLNPALTIASALAHRDPFVLPIEMKNEADAAKQSFAGDSCSDHIALVKAFEGYMEAKCNRNERAFCWENFLSPITLRMMEDMREQFLNLLSDIGFVDKSKGASAYNQYSHDLEMVSAILCAGLYPNVVQCKRRGKRTAFYTKEVGKVDLHPASVNAGIHLFPLPYMVYSEKVKTTGIFVRDSTNISDYALLLFGGNLIPSKNGQGIEMLGGYLHFSASKSVLELIRKLRAELDKLLSRKIEEPSLDISFEGKAVVSAVVELLHSYNVRY, from the exons ATGTCCATGCGCATGCGCTCACTCGGCTCTCATTCTttctctttcactttcttttccAAACGTTTCCCACTGTTAACCCCTTCCATAAGCACTACTAGAACTAAACCTTTTCATCTACATATTTCGCCTTTCTCTATGTCTCACCGTCCAAACTTTCAAGGTGGCCGCCGTGGCGGGGGAGGCGGCCGTGGAGGACGTGGACGAGGCGGAGTAGGAGGAAGAGGTGGCGGAGGTCGTGGCGAGCAGCGGTGGTGGGATCCAGTGTGGCGAGCTGAGCGATTAAGACAGCAAGCTGCTGAG ATGGAAGTTCTTAATGAGAATGAATGGTGGGATAAGATGGAGAAAATGAAGAACTCAGGGGACCAAGAAATGATTGTAAAACGTAATTACAGTCGCACCGATCAACAAACTCTCTCTGACATGGCTTATCAACTAGGCCTTTATTT TCATGCATATAATAAAGGCAAGGCCCTTGTGGTTAGCAAAGTTCCATTGCCAAATTATCGGGCTGATCTTGATGAACGCCATGGATCCGCCCAGAAAGAG ATCCAAATGTCTACTGAGACTGAGAAGAGAGTTAAAAATCTTTTGAACTGCACGCAAAGAGAAGCACCCGTGAATGATTCTGGTGCCTCATCTGGCCAGGGGGATAACCGATCATCGACTGGTCCGAAAATTACTAAACCAGTGTCTACGATAGAGACAGATTCTGCTAAGGAAAAACTTAGTCTGGAGTTAAAGCAGCGGCGGGATAAAACAATG GCAAGTGATAGTTTGAAGGAAATGCAATCTTTTAGGGAAAAGCTCCCTGCATTCAAAATGAAAGGCGAATTTCTGAAAGCTGTTGCAGAAAATCAG GTTTTAGTAATTTCTGGAGAGACAGGTTGTGGTAAAACAACACAGCTCCCTCAATATATATTGGAAGAGGAGATAACGCGCCTTCGCGGGGCTGATTGCAACATAATATGCACGCAACCCCGTCGTATATCTGCCATATCTGTTGCAGCTCGAATATCTTCTGAGAGGGGTGAGAATCTTGGTGAAACTGTTGGTTATCAGATTCGTCTGGAGGCAAAGCGCTCTGCTCAAACACATCTCCTGTTTTGCACCACCGGTGTTTTACTGCGGCAGTTG GTTCAGGATCCTGATTTAACTGGTGTAAGCCATTTGTTAGTGGATGAAATTCATGAAAGAGGCATGAATGAGGactttctattaattattttgcgTGACCTTCTTCCTCGGCGTCCAGATTTACGTCTTATTCTAATGAGTGCAACCATTAATGCTGATTTATTCTCAAAATACTTTGGAAATGCCCCAACCATGCATATACCg GGGTTGACTTTCCCTGTGACAGAGTTTTTTCTAGAAGACATATTGGAGAAATCTCTTTACAAAATTCAATCAGAGCCTGACAACTTTCGGGGGACTTCAcgaaggagaaggagaagggAGCAGGATTCTAAGAAAGATCCTTTAACTGAATTATATGAG GATGTTGATATTGATTCTGAATATAAGAACTATAGTTCATCTACTCGAGTTTCTCTTGAAGCTTGGTCGGGTTCCCAGCTTGACTTGGGTCTG GTTGAGGCAACaattgaatatatttgtcGCCATGAAGGGGGTGGTGCAATTCTTGTGTTTCTTACTGGCTGGGATGAGATTTCCAAGCTGCTTGACAGGGTTAAAGGAAACAAACTTCTGGGAGACCAAAGCAAGTTTCTGGTCCTTCCTCTACATGGTTCAATGCCTACCATTAATCAACGTGAAATATTTGACCGTCCTCCCCCTAATAAGCG AAAAATTGTTCTGGCGACAAATATTGCAGAGAGCAGTATCACTATAGATGATGTTGTGTATGTTGTAGACTGCGGAAAGGCCAAGGAAACCAGTTATGATGCCCTAAACAAACTGGCTTGTCTATTACCATCATGGATTTCAAAGGCTTCAGCACATCAG AGACGTGGTCGTGCTGGCCGTGTGCAACCTGGAGTCTGTTATAGATTGTATCCAAAAATTATCCATGACGCAATGCTTCAGTATCAGTTACCTGAAATTCTCCGAACACCACTGCAAGAACTATGCCTGCACATCAAAAGTTTGCAGCTTGGAGCTGTGGGATCATTTTTGGCCAAGGCACTTCAGCCACCAGATCCTCTGTCTGTTCAAAATGCTATTGAACTCCTTAAAACCATTGGAGCTTTAGATGATAATGAGGAGCTTACCCCCCTGG GTCGCCACCTCTGTACATTACCCCTGGACCCAAACATTGGAAAGATGCTACTGATGGGGTGTGTCTTCCAATGCCTCAATCCTGCTTTAACAATAGCTTCTGCTCTTGCGCATCGGGATCCATTTGTTCTTCCtatagaaatgaaaaatgaagcTGATGCTGCAAAACAATCCTTTGCCGGTGATTCTTGCAG TGACCACATAGCACTTGTTAAAGCTTTTGAAGGATATATGGAAGCAAAATGCAATCGAAATGAAAGAGCATTTTGTTGGGAGAATTTTTTATCCCCAATAACATTGAGGATGATGGAGGATATGAGAGAGCAGTTTCTTAACCTTCTATCCGATATTGGTTTTGTGGACAAGTCCAAGGGTGCCAGC GCTTACAATCAGTACAGCCATGATTTGGAGATGGTATCAGCAATCCTTTGTGCTGGACTCTACCCAAATGTTGTGCAGTgtaaaagaagaggaaagcGGACAGCATTCTACACTAAAGAAGTTGGGAAAGTTGATTTGCATCCTGCATCCGTAAATGCAGGGATTCATCTCTTCCCTCTGCCATACATGGTTTACAGTGAAAAGGTGAAAACAACTGGCATTTTTGTCCGAGACTCCACGAATATATCAGATTATGCTCTGCTTCTGTTTGGTGGTAATCTCATTCCCAGCAAAAATGGGCAAGGTATTGAGATGCTTGGGGGTTATCTACATTTTTCTGCATCAAAGAGTGTATTAGAACTAATAAGG AAACTGCGGGCAGAACTGGACAAGCTTCTGAGTAGGAAGATTGAGGAACCAAGCTTGGACATCTCTTTCGAGGGCAAGGCAGTTGTTTCTGCCGTTGTCGAGTTATTGCACAGTTACAACGTACGCTATTAA